The sequence aaatatctgggtaccatgGCCTAGCCAAATCAACATAAAATTAACGATCACAGTGCCACTTAGCAAAACCCAACACAAAACAGCTGGGTTTATCCAACAGGTGACTTTCTAATCCCACTGGGTAGTCACATGCTTCCAAGCCTTTCTTGTAATTTCATACCTTGTGTCTCCCCTCAGCAGTGACTCATCCTGGAATGCCCTCCTCCAACCCCGCTTCCTTCACCATTGGAAAATGTCTACTCGTCTTTCAAAGTTCAGATCAAATGTCACCTCTGTGACACCTTCTTTAATTCCACATCCCATCCTGAAGAATTAATTCCTTTCTCGGTCCTTTATGTCTGTACATCAAACAACAGATTCGCAAAGTGGTTACGACTATAGACTCCGGCTCCAGACTTCCACGATTTCACTCCTGACCTCAGCAAGTCACCCAGCCTCTctatgccttagtttcttcatctataaaacggaaATAAGGTCATACTGACAATCTGTGGTTGTAGTGAGGACCTAATatatgtaaaactcttagaacagTGTCTAGCATGTAGAACCACTGAAAAAAGGTAGTGATTTTCATTGTTAGTGTTATTCTTGCTCTCTGATTCCTGTGTCATGTGGAAAGATTCAGTGTTTCTGGAGGGCAGGGAAATCAACATATTTCCCCTAATATTGTGTGGAATACACCAAAGGTCTGTAGACATTTATTGGAGGGTTCAGTACCTTATATTTGTGGGGTGCTCTACAATAGCCAAAGGCCGGCAACATTATTGTCCATTGAAACCTCATTACAATCTTGTGAGGTCAttcttgtccccattttacagatatggaaactgaaaagTAGACATTAAGTGAATTGTCCAACGTCACCCATAGCTGGCAAGTGCAGAGTCTCCAAGTCCAACTCTAAGTCCAAGGTCagtgagagagaaaggcagagatgcCAGGAATTGGGGAAAGTTTTTCTTTCCCAGCCCAGgtacttctcttcctccttctagTTCCTTCTTAATATTGCCCAAACCATGAATATTCTGGACCGTGAAGCCTGCAAAAATGAGGCCTCCACTCATACCACAGAATTGATTTAGGAAAGGGAATGAGCAGGAGAAGGCTATTAATACAAGATATCTTCGGCTGTGACCGTGGCCTCTTCTATTTTGGTCTTAATCTCTGGGAGGGGAATTTGACTAATGGCCACCGCAACCAAGTTTGCAGCATGAGCTGAGGCGCTGGCTACGCAGATCCAAAATGACTTTTCGTACTGTTCGTCCACCACAACAAAGCGAAAGAGCCTCTCCTGAAAGTTGGCGATTCGTTCTGTCAGGTCGTGAAATTTCACCGCGGCCATGAAGCTGGTGATGGCCAACGCCACGACTCCACCTGAAACCCAAAAAGGTCACCATCATGCACAGGTCCTTTTTGCAGTCGTAACAACTTTATGTGAGGTGGCCATTCTGTGGCACAGGTAACAAACTGGCTTGGGGTTTAAAAAACATTGTTAGGGAGACAcagattttaatttgcttttaaaagctgCAGACAACCCACGCAATGTGACAGGCAAGAggtgtgagaaaaagagaataagcTTCATGTTAGATTGACTTTGAATCTCGACTCTTCCAATTATTTTTCCCTTGTCCAGTGCCATCCTTTCTAGGGTATCCACATTTGAATAAGTtcaatctctaaatattttagaatttggaTGTAGACCCTGAGAGCGACATGGGAAGATAAAAGAACACTTAGTGTAGATTGGGGTTTCAACAGAGTAGACTGTTCTCTCCTTTTTTACTATCTTCTTTCCATGCTTTAGATTAAGAAGAGataagagaaggaggaaaggaaagtagAGAGAGGAAACGGGAAGCATTCCGAACTTCCCTACCTGTTGCTTcaaattctctctccttctctctttccctccctccctccttctccccctacctcccccttttcttttctactgctttgattttaattaatattttttaaaaaacatacttacTATACTTTTTGTTTACATCATTACATCTTCATCGAATAAAATTTGGACTCCAGAGAaggatgaaaatacaaatttactTTTATCTTAAAAGCCAGGTGTAAactctttaaacattttagtatatttctttacatttctttctcttgaaaaaaaatgagtattatGGTGCTCTCACTGTTTTACACTTCATTTCTTCCCCTCACCTGAACATTTTTCTACATTGTTAAATATTCTGTTACAGCACCACTTTAAACTGGTACATAGTGCTTTATCTTAGTGACAGgcctaattaatttaattaagtcTGATTAAATGTGATCTTATTTCTGGATATCAAGATTCCTTCtaattttcaatattataaagtGCTGCAGTGAACCCCTTTTTCTGTACACTTTTGTGTTCTTTTCCAGTTATTTCCTTAGCATAAAACTCTATTGGAATTATGTAATCAAATGATATTCATGTTTTTATGCCTTTTGACACTAAAGTTTTGTCAAATTGCCTTTTTAGAACTTGAGTGTAGTGTGTTTTTCCTGAGTGTTTGTTTTCTGAGGAAGGAAACGGAGAGACAAGTGTTTACTTAGTAAGCAGGACTGAGCACTTTTTACATGCCAGCACTGTGACGACTCAGGTGGAAAGGAACAAGACACCTGCCATCCAGGTGTGCGGAAGCCATGTATGTAAATAATTCTACAGGATGGCCACAGTCTGAAAACACAGGCAGATACATAGCAATTGACTTAGTGACATTACATTCTAAGACATGCTCAATCAACATTACCTGCTGTTATACTCTGTGGTTACCTGTATAAGGTAAAGGTGAGGGGTTACTGCCGTAATGATACCCAGACCATTGGATCTGGGTTTTCTGAAACAGACCTCAATTCTTAcgattttgttattttcattacaaataatttttaaggttcaaaattaaatgtgagttattttttatgtatcaatatattcaacacacacacacacacacaccccttttttcTTGGTGTTTGGCTTGGAAAATAGGTCATGACGGTCATAAAAGAGATGTCATTAATGAAAGGACAAAGGGTTTAGATTCATTTGTACCTGGGTTGGAATCCCCACCTCTGCTACctattgctgtgtgaccttgggtcacTTTGAAGTTTCAggctcttcatctgtaaatatggGTCAAATAATACCGCCTCCTAGGGAGGTTGTGAGTTTAAACAAAATCAGCAGGTAAAACGCCCAGGTTCTGTCTCTCCTGTCATTTATGAGGGTTCCGCCCAGCCTGCCGGCgctccagctgctgcctcctCCAGGTTCCCCGCCTCGTCACCCCCAGCTGTCTGTCTGCTCTCTTCCCTCACCCTGACCTTGCTTTGCAGCTCTAATCGTCAGCCACTCCTGCACGCTAAAGATTTGATTTTCTATTGTGATacagagattctgcattttttttaGTAAAGAGGGCGTCTGTTACAGACTCAGGGAAGTGGAGGCCGAGGGGGCATGTTCATTCTCTCACACCCTCTGTGCGGTTTCTTGGAACTCAGCCTGGTGATGATGGTGCGGCCACGAATTACTCCGCCTCGGGGCCTTCCTTACCTGCGAGGACATTCCATAGGCAGATGCCCCCGGGACCGTTGACCGCCTTGTACGGAACCTGGATCATGTTGAGAATGGCAAAGCCCATGCTGACCAGAGCCAGGGGCaaagccaggaagaggagaagcAGAATCGTCACGTGGAGACCCGCGTTGAGCTCCTTCACCAGGTGTGGGAAGACTGGGGAGAGAAGACACAGCCGCTATGTCAGTGACAGACCTCGGCTCAAGTTCATGGAGCCCAAACCTGCTGACCACGAAGGCTTTAACGGACCAGCGTGAGGGCCGAGCAGCGAGTGCTGGGTTTTCAAAGAGCAGGAGCCTTTCCAGATCAACTCATGGCCCCAGATTTGCCACTTGTCAGTTGACCAACAGTCCTCTCTTCCTTGGGGTGGATGCCAAGTCACAATGTGCCCCAGCGGGCAATTTAAGTTGCATTGACCTCGCAGTGCTGGGATCTGGTGTGAGCTGAGGCACACAAGCCCTGAGCGGTATCTCTTTAGCAAAGGAGGCTGCAAGTAGTCAGTGAACGAGAGCCGATCGCAAAGCTTGAATCTGGGTCAGAGAGTTGCCTTCATTAAATCAGAGAGGCAGAAGGGGTCTCAGGCATATCTGTAAAGAGGGCGGCAGGGTGTAGCTGAGCACACCCTGCATCTGGCGTGCAAAGATCTGGTTTCAATTCCCAGCCTTGCTCATTTGCCACAACTAGAATATAGGACCCTCTGAACCCTGCCCTCCATCTTACAAGACTGTTGAGTGGATCAGGTGAAGCGCAAAGGGATAGTAAGAGTGCCCACTTTGGGGCACCCTCTTGGGTCCCTCATAACTCAATCCTTACGTTGCACAACGCTCTTTTAGAATATTGAACGTCCGTATTCATGTGGCAGGATAATTTAGTGAAGCATTCATTTGTACTTGTTTTCTCTATATTGGCGAGCACGTCCTAGcggtgaagattaaatgatctATCATAGCAGACACCTTTATGTGACTATTGGCTGGGAAAGACTCAGTTCTCCAAAAGGGCGgttgttgcttttattattttcactctCTGACTTGGGGCAAGTGAT comes from Rhinolophus ferrumequinum isolate MPI-CBG mRhiFer1 chromosome 5, mRhiFer1_v1.p, whole genome shotgun sequence and encodes:
- the CLRN2 gene encoding clarin-2, with translation MPGWFKKVWYGLASLLSFSSFILIIVALAMPHWLSGKILCQTGVDLVNATDPELVKFIGDIYYGLFRGCKVRQCGLGGRQSQFTVFPHLVKELNAGLHVTILLLLFLALPLALVSMGFAILNMIQVPYKAVNGPGGICLWNVLAGGVVALAITSFMAAVKFHDLTERIANFQERLFRFVVVDEQYEKSFWICVASASAHAANLVAVAISQIPLPEIKTKIEEATVTAEDILY